The following coding sequences lie in one Nitrospira sp. genomic window:
- a CDS encoding class I SAM-dependent methyltransferase, translating to MSGPSLLKNIVHRLGGWYCRTVCHREFLAQQFMGINERPIEYAFVFENLREMYPKTILDVGTGLTALPHMMRNCGFLVTAMDNMTDYWSKGMVNRHYHVVNDSILAPKIAGPFDCITCVSVLEHIVEYDKAVEMMFALLRPGGRLVLSFPYNEHRYVRNVYALPGSIGEHTYPFITQAFSRQDVQRWQEKNGGTLVRQEYWRFFSGEYWTLGDRIVPPQRVTRDEPHQVSCIAFEKRYSVTEPSDSTLS from the coding sequence ATGAGTGGTCCATCGTTACTTAAAAACATTGTCCACCGATTGGGCGGCTGGTACTGCCGGACGGTTTGTCACCGCGAGTTCCTTGCCCAGCAATTCATGGGAATCAATGAACGACCGATCGAATATGCGTTTGTGTTTGAGAACCTCCGGGAGATGTATCCGAAAACGATTCTTGACGTGGGGACCGGGTTGACGGCCTTGCCCCATATGATGCGGAATTGTGGCTTCCTGGTGACGGCCATGGACAATATGACGGACTACTGGTCGAAGGGGATGGTCAATCGTCACTATCACGTGGTGAATGATAGTATTCTTGCCCCCAAGATCGCCGGCCCGTTCGACTGTATTACCTGTGTCAGCGTCTTGGAGCACATCGTCGAGTATGATAAGGCAGTGGAGATGATGTTTGCCCTTCTCAGGCCGGGCGGGCGCCTTGTGCTGTCGTTTCCGTACAACGAACATCGGTATGTCAGGAATGTGTATGCGCTGCCGGGATCCATCGGTGAGCATACGTATCCATTTATCACGCAGGCTTTTTCTCGGCAGGACGTTCAGCGCTGGCAGGAGAAAAACGGGGGAACGCTTGTTCGGCAGGAATACTGGCGGTTTTTCTCCGGAGAATACTGGACGCTGGGCGACCGTATTGTTCCTCCTCAACGGGTTACACGAGATGAACCTCATCAGGTGAGTTGTATTGCGTTTGAAAAACGGTATTCCGTCACCGAGCCATCCGACAGTACTTTGTCATGA
- a CDS encoding glycosyltransferase family 4 protein: protein MKVLYLGNGLPHYFNPVLSAINRTPGVELVAIVPKTKSRFIGDGVYQTREDADFRIIELQEYVVGRPFASFKGLPALLCREKPDVVVIPEHLLLAFDLHPMLWILRRILKFGLVLKSIPFTVPSYSEARHEISGSAQDRSMNQMPAQEMRSTWPRRLRRRCTLFLRRRRYQRLDAHVNYIDAGREIYQSYGVSPDKIFVTRNSPDTDRMLRVETDLSTMGRIPQRSSTRVLHVGRLVSQKRVDLLLAAFREVVAEFPQAELLVVGDGPEAESFRDLTKNLGIAKNVTFAGPVYDPHELAMHFLSSSIFVLPGLGGLSINEAMFYGLAVICAGGDGTERFLVREGLNGTFFREGNMRSLTQAMLALLSDQKELVAMGRRSREIIDREVNIQTVVQEYVRAFRHASRTE, encoded by the coding sequence ATGAAGGTGCTGTATCTCGGCAACGGATTGCCACACTACTTCAATCCGGTCCTCAGTGCCATCAATCGCACTCCGGGCGTTGAACTCGTCGCCATCGTCCCGAAAACAAAAAGTCGGTTTATCGGTGACGGCGTATATCAGACTCGGGAGGACGCGGACTTTCGAATCATCGAGTTGCAAGAATATGTGGTGGGACGTCCATTTGCCTCATTTAAGGGATTGCCGGCATTGCTGTGCCGGGAGAAGCCGGATGTGGTGGTGATCCCCGAGCACCTCTTGCTTGCATTCGATCTGCATCCGATGCTGTGGATCCTTCGCCGAATCCTGAAGTTCGGTCTTGTTCTGAAATCTATTCCGTTTACGGTCCCCTCCTACAGCGAGGCGCGACACGAAATATCTGGGTCTGCTCAGGATAGATCGATGAACCAAATGCCGGCGCAAGAGATGCGAAGCACCTGGCCACGCCGCCTACGCCGCCGTTGCACGCTGTTCTTGCGGCGACGCCGGTACCAGCGCCTCGATGCGCATGTCAATTATATTGATGCCGGGCGAGAGATTTACCAAAGCTATGGCGTGTCGCCGGACAAGATCTTTGTCACCCGCAATTCTCCGGATACAGACAGGATGCTGAGGGTTGAGACGGACCTGTCAACAATGGGCAGGATCCCTCAACGCAGTTCGACGCGGGTGCTGCATGTGGGACGACTGGTGTCGCAAAAGCGGGTCGATCTCCTCCTCGCCGCCTTTCGCGAAGTTGTGGCCGAATTCCCACAAGCCGAATTGTTGGTGGTGGGAGATGGGCCTGAGGCGGAATCCTTTCGTGACCTCACTAAGAACCTTGGGATTGCCAAGAACGTGACCTTTGCGGGACCGGTCTATGATCCCCATGAGCTTGCGATGCATTTCCTCTCTTCTTCGATATTTGTGCTTCCCGGGCTCGGGGGACTGTCTATTAATGAAGCCATGTTCTACGGACTGGCCGTGATTTGTGCCGGCGGTGATGGGACAGAGCGGTTTCTGGTTCGTGAAGGATTGAATGGAACGTTTTTTCGCGAGGGGAATATGAGGAGCTTGACCCAGGCGATGCTGGCCCTTCTTTCGGATCAGAAGGAATTGGTTGCAATGGGACGACGGTCTCGAGAGATTATCGATCGCGAGGTCAATATTCAGACTGTGGTGCAAGAGTATGTCCGTGCCTTTCGCCATGCGTCACGAACTGAGTAG
- a CDS encoding class I SAM-dependent methyltransferase, whose translation MNGLISTLRRLAKKCGLGTIVSDGSEALPQDFDPAAMATIRRVQPYTMTSPERLFALIQAVRYVSNAGIPGDIVECGVWKGGSMMAAALTLLECQDRSRDVHLFDTFEGMTGPTDRDTSIDGVTAQVLLQSSSKSDPASVWCCAALEDVIAAMRGTGYDTERVHFVKGPVEETIPGHSPARIAILRLDTDWYESTMHELTHLFPRLSQGGVLLIDDYGHWKGCRAAVDEYFADNNIPILLNRIDYTGRLAVKMQ comes from the coding sequence ATGAACGGGTTGATCAGCACGCTACGACGACTGGCGAAGAAGTGTGGGTTGGGGACAATCGTTTCAGATGGAAGCGAAGCGCTTCCTCAAGATTTTGATCCGGCGGCTATGGCGACGATTCGCCGTGTGCAACCCTATACCATGACCTCGCCGGAACGTCTGTTTGCGCTGATTCAAGCCGTTCGGTATGTGTCGAACGCAGGGATCCCCGGGGACATCGTTGAATGCGGGGTATGGAAAGGGGGCAGTATGATGGCTGCCGCCCTGACCTTACTGGAATGTCAGGACCGGTCGCGCGACGTGCACCTCTTTGATACCTTCGAGGGCATGACCGGACCCACTGATCGAGATACGTCGATCGATGGGGTCACGGCTCAGGTGTTGCTTCAGTCCAGCAGCAAATCGGACCCTGCATCCGTGTGGTGTTGCGCCGCGCTCGAAGATGTCATTGCGGCCATGCGTGGGACAGGGTATGACACGGAACGTGTGCACTTTGTGAAGGGCCCGGTGGAGGAGACGATACCTGGCCATTCCCCGGCACGCATTGCGATTTTACGATTGGATACCGATTGGTATGAGTCCACGATGCATGAATTGACGCATCTCTTCCCCAGGCTCAGCCAAGGCGGGGTCCTGCTCATTGACGATTATGGTCATTGGAAGGGCTGCCGCGCAGCGGTAGATGAGTACTTTGCCGACAACAATATTCCCATTCTCCTGAACCGCATTGACTACACCGGTCGACTTGCCGTGAAAATGCAGTAA
- a CDS encoding methyltransferase domain-containing protein, with translation MTDPGQRLLNIGCGPITHACWTNVDVWAADPSVILHDLHKPLPFDDQSYDAAYASHVLEHFAPDAAHNLLRECYRVLKPGSIMRVVVPDLEAIARGYLEALDHAGRGHARWEDKYDWMMLELLDQLVRTTPGGMMGPYMRKPLDNEMKEFIATRIGSEGLPWPGPAGRHGGAQFRLVDRIRKWVKKGGGAIRIFMAQACVRALLGASDTRAFQDGLFRATGENHVWMYDRFSLKRLLLRTGFTDVEICSAFDSHIPRFPSFELDVQDHKPRKPDSLYMEGRRP, from the coding sequence ATGACAGATCCCGGGCAGCGGTTGCTCAATATTGGATGCGGGCCTATCACCCACGCCTGTTGGACGAATGTGGATGTGTGGGCGGCAGACCCCAGCGTCATATTGCATGATTTGCACAAGCCTCTTCCGTTTGACGATCAAAGTTATGATGCGGCCTATGCCTCGCATGTCCTCGAGCATTTCGCTCCCGATGCCGCCCACAATCTCCTGCGAGAATGTTACCGGGTGCTCAAACCGGGAAGTATCATGCGAGTTGTGGTCCCGGATCTTGAAGCGATTGCTCGAGGCTACCTTGAAGCCCTGGATCATGCGGGGCGGGGGCATGCTCGATGGGAAGACAAATACGATTGGATGATGCTGGAACTGCTTGATCAATTGGTGCGGACCACTCCTGGCGGGATGATGGGGCCATATATGCGGAAGCCGCTGGACAATGAAATGAAAGAGTTCATTGCGACACGAATCGGGAGTGAGGGCCTTCCTTGGCCCGGGCCGGCCGGCCGACACGGCGGCGCACAGTTTAGACTTGTTGATCGGATTCGGAAATGGGTCAAGAAAGGTGGGGGAGCGATCAGAATCTTCATGGCCCAAGCATGCGTACGCGCGCTACTCGGTGCGTCTGATACTCGTGCCTTTCAGGACGGCCTTTTCCGCGCAACCGGGGAGAACCATGTCTGGATGTATGACCGGTTTTCCCTGAAGCGTCTGTTGCTGCGTACTGGGTTTACGGATGTGGAGATTTGTTCCGCGTTCGACAGTCACATTCCACGGTTCCCCTCGTTCGAATTAGATGTGCAAGATCACAAGCCAAGAAAACCGGATTCTCTCTACATGGAAGGTCGGCGCCCGTGA
- a CDS encoding glycosyltransferase family 4 protein codes for MNVVMVNWSDQSGGAARASFRLFQALRNIGVHVRLLVQRKESTDRDVLGREGLVQKAYAAVTQRMDALPLQLYRRRRKELFSTGVFPNRTRARIHALAPDIVHLHWVTFGMLPIEALGTLERPAVWTLHDMWALTGGCHYDGGCDRFLRGCGFCPLLESEHEHDLSAKLLRRKRIAVEQSGMTIVSPSRWLATQARNSIVFAGSRIEVIPNGLDLTVYKPVDQSMARSLFSLPRDKHIVLFGAVSPTGERRKGYRLLVEALDQLARTYPIDQICVVMFGQSDDIPSSLSGFPVHVVGTLHDDVSLAALYSSADVFVVPSVQDNLPNTVAEALACGTPCVAFDIGGMSDLIQHRVNGYLAAPCDTGDLARGIAELTINRKAAGPMRDAARRSAETMLDQELMAKRYRALYQDLHQAGRSPTVR; via the coding sequence GTGAACGTGGTGATGGTCAATTGGTCGGACCAATCCGGCGGTGCGGCTCGGGCCTCGTTCCGCTTATTCCAGGCACTGCGCAATATCGGTGTGCATGTTCGATTGCTCGTTCAGCGCAAAGAGTCCACCGATCGCGATGTGTTGGGGAGGGAAGGCCTAGTGCAAAAGGCCTATGCCGCGGTGACTCAGCGTATGGATGCTCTGCCCCTTCAATTGTACCGGAGACGGCGGAAAGAGCTATTCTCAACGGGAGTCTTTCCCAATCGCACGCGTGCGCGCATTCACGCGTTGGCCCCTGACATTGTTCACCTGCATTGGGTGACGTTCGGGATGCTCCCGATCGAGGCGCTGGGTACGTTGGAACGTCCGGCCGTCTGGACGTTGCATGACATGTGGGCTCTCACTGGCGGGTGCCACTATGACGGGGGATGTGACAGGTTTCTGCGTGGATGTGGTTTCTGCCCCCTACTCGAGTCTGAACACGAGCATGATTTGTCAGCGAAACTTCTTCGACGGAAGCGAATTGCGGTTGAACAGTCTGGTATGACCATTGTATCGCCGAGCCGCTGGTTGGCCACCCAAGCTCGCAACAGCATCGTGTTTGCAGGATCGAGAATTGAGGTGATTCCCAATGGACTCGATCTGACCGTCTATAAGCCTGTTGATCAGTCCATGGCGAGATCCCTATTTTCTCTGCCCCGAGATAAACATATCGTGTTATTTGGGGCGGTGTCTCCAACGGGGGAGCGACGCAAAGGGTATCGGTTGCTCGTCGAGGCGTTGGATCAGCTTGCACGAACGTATCCGATCGATCAGATTTGTGTGGTCATGTTCGGTCAGTCGGATGACATCCCCTCCTCTTTGAGCGGATTTCCGGTGCATGTGGTCGGGACGCTTCACGATGATGTCAGTCTCGCGGCGCTCTATTCATCAGCCGATGTGTTCGTCGTTCCGTCGGTTCAAGACAATTTGCCCAATACGGTGGCGGAAGCCCTGGCTTGCGGCACTCCCTGCGTGGCATTCGATATCGGTGGGATGTCGGACCTGATTCAGCACCGAGTCAACGGGTATCTTGCCGCGCCATGTGATACGGGGGACCTGGCTCGTGGAATCGCTGAACTGACCATCAATCGCAAAGCAGCCGGTCCGATGCGGGATGCTGCGAGGAGAAGCGCCGAAACCATGCTTGATCAGGAACTGATGGCCAAGCGGTACCGCGCGCTTTATCAGGACCTACATCAGGCAGGGCGTTCGCCCACCGTACGGTAA
- a CDS encoding glycosyltransferase — protein sequence MSSRCPLLSIVTPCLNGRRFIEEAIQSVLDQDYPNVEHVVVDGGSTDGTLDLLKKYPHLRVVSEPDQGLYDALNKAVRLSRGEIIGHLNCDDLYEARIFGEVVRKFETSPDIDAVCGGVDVFERTDGGDRRIIAQYMRPQDLELSVNSVTLGPAITNARFFRRRVLEQVGLYNTRFRIAADREFLLRAALAGTRSTALKTIVYHYRAHPQSMTFHHNSPHRLKMLDEFLEIAEAHMRTVDTSARQEPSCRMWHARTAAEATLRALREKKYTLALGYAKRGIGKTPGWPMIFMEVLLRRLATGGSH from the coding sequence ATGAGCTCGAGATGCCCGCTGCTCTCCATAGTCACGCCCTGTCTCAATGGACGCCGTTTTATCGAAGAAGCGATCCAGAGTGTTCTTGATCAAGACTATCCCAATGTCGAGCACGTTGTTGTTGACGGGGGATCAACAGACGGAACTCTGGATCTGCTCAAGAAATATCCCCATCTGCGAGTCGTCAGTGAGCCCGACCAAGGACTGTACGACGCGCTCAATAAGGCTGTGCGATTGAGCAGGGGGGAGATCATCGGCCATCTGAATTGCGATGATCTCTACGAGGCTCGCATATTTGGGGAAGTCGTTCGAAAGTTTGAGACGTCTCCGGATATTGATGCGGTATGTGGCGGTGTAGACGTGTTTGAGCGCACTGATGGCGGAGACAGACGAATCATTGCGCAATACATGCGGCCTCAGGATTTGGAGCTGTCGGTCAACAGCGTGACCCTGGGGCCGGCCATCACAAACGCCAGATTCTTCAGGCGCAGGGTCCTTGAGCAAGTTGGGCTTTATAACACGCGCTTCCGGATCGCGGCTGACCGCGAGTTTCTCCTTCGCGCGGCATTGGCCGGAACCAGAAGCACTGCTCTGAAGACGATCGTGTATCACTACCGTGCGCATCCTCAATCGATGACGTTTCATCACAACAGCCCGCATCGCCTGAAGATGCTGGATGAGTTTCTGGAGATTGCGGAAGCTCACATGCGCACCGTTGACACGTCCGCACGACAAGAGCCCTCGTGCCGCATGTGGCATGCGAGGACGGCGGCTGAGGCCACACTACGGGCTCTACGCGAGAAGAAATATACCTTGGCGTTGGGGTATGCGAAGCGTGGGATCGGTAAGACGCCGGGTTGGCCGATGATCTTCATGGAGGTGTTGCTTCGAAGGCTGGCGACTGGGGGGAGTCACTAA
- a CDS encoding glycosyltransferase family 2 protein translates to MRSVKVSLIVATVGRDSELQRLLTSLAAQTYTDFEVIVVDQNRDDRAVNVIAQFVDRMTITHLTSPLGVSRARNWGIRKATGEIVGFPDDDCWYPPMLLELLIARFGTTGEYDGVTGRIVNETHSASGDARFDRHSGPVTLSNLWRRACAATVFFTKDTIASVGGFDEELGPGAGTPWGGAEDIDYPARAIKAGRTIFYDPQLCVFHPDLSITAQADEIRRAYSYGAGIGRVWRKQKFPVRIVGYYLLRPLIGAGISLVMGRWMRARYRWAAFQGRLRGLRSH, encoded by the coding sequence ATGCGCTCCGTGAAAGTTTCGTTGATTGTCGCGACGGTCGGGCGGGATAGCGAATTGCAAAGACTGCTGACCTCATTGGCGGCCCAAACCTATACGGATTTTGAGGTCATCGTGGTCGATCAAAACCGTGATGATCGCGCGGTGAACGTGATCGCTCAATTTGTGGATCGGATGACGATTACGCATCTGACGTCGCCGCTTGGTGTGTCTCGCGCACGCAATTGGGGCATTCGCAAGGCCACGGGAGAGATCGTCGGGTTTCCCGATGACGATTGTTGGTACCCACCCATGCTGCTGGAGTTGCTGATTGCGCGTTTTGGCACGACTGGCGAGTATGATGGCGTCACTGGACGTATCGTGAATGAGACACACTCCGCGAGTGGGGATGCCCGTTTTGATCGACACTCCGGACCTGTCACACTGTCGAATCTTTGGCGTCGTGCCTGTGCGGCAACGGTATTCTTCACGAAGGACACCATCGCGTCCGTCGGAGGCTTCGACGAAGAGTTGGGGCCGGGAGCCGGAACGCCATGGGGAGGCGCCGAAGATATCGACTATCCTGCGAGAGCCATCAAGGCTGGTCGCACAATTTTCTACGATCCGCAGCTTTGCGTGTTCCATCCGGATTTGTCGATTACTGCCCAGGCGGATGAGATACGACGCGCGTACTCATATGGCGCGGGCATAGGGCGTGTCTGGAGGAAACAGAAATTTCCGGTGAGGATCGTCGGATACTATCTGTTGCGCCCATTGATAGGCGCCGGCATCAGCCTCGTCATGGGCCGTTGGATGCGGGCACGCTACCGGTGGGCTGCGTTCCAAGGCCGACTCAGAGGATTGCGATCGCACTAA
- a CDS encoding glycosyltransferase yields the protein MDATPTRLSYHDRIGLGILALLLLSPIVFKVSVTGSVVIHPFVPLLAMAWLWVAWTIRQTFRVSRPGMWRMEWQTMNLPMVLFGGTIGALGFSVVVNGLRFEQSQTEGWLLLVKWILYMAPLPLTTLLATRTGPQTLRLIAWSIPLVALVTLGYSALRLQQSTTGSYYNAYFEQKGAFFAMGMFGELLSTHGLTVRLETASHGAYGMYLVLVLAFSVSLAIFRGWNGIVPSWYAVAQGLVVGPLLLVGLLWTGSRSSLIFCASVMGIYVVLLVVNPSKMVSWPSRLSVLLLMMILPLGLFVVDRSAGPMFPTLKRMQGTAVQRLDLQATLLGINRPDFDTDTRVDVTVRNVQSRVWLWGQTVRYMVDHPMTLVTGLGYDRRRFVEEVVRLPYVGTNKELRTAHNLYLDVIVKGGIGSLFLFLLACLWLFWTALTCILVPVQNVKIPLVSIGWVLLSVWPSLLVVSVLGEDMVTDNLMLHWTMLFGLALGLRGTAIRSSLPRQMVHLSATAGLGGGPVYVTAVACHQLQQGTRVRIFCSDEKPYVDIWREMGVDVTVLPMRVPQVRTIRRLVTALLKAPAPVHAHGRGAAFFALWIKLLLRIPVIYTPHGPHYAFARGWKFVSAWCVEYVFRVVFDSVLYVSKGEQELARSLRLPMRGSRTVLSSLMRPPDDKMNGAAPRSVLRQEVGLDATQIVIGWIGRFHYQKGLDIFLESIPDVARHVPQAVWLVIGDGEPGEIERYREQLTQRGLSDRVRFLGARTDAYRLAQVFDMYVSTSRWEGLPLVLLEVMDGGVAIAASDVVGNHDVLEGWGFLFQANDAAAAAEAQIALARDVLKREALVAHGRRVLQERFVLPRMLQDLDRAYDEVLGERASA from the coding sequence ATGGATGCGACCCCTACACGCCTCTCATACCATGACCGTATCGGGTTAGGGATACTGGCCCTTCTTCTGCTCTCTCCCATCGTGTTCAAAGTTTCTGTGACCGGCAGCGTGGTGATCCATCCGTTCGTGCCTCTTCTGGCGATGGCATGGCTGTGGGTCGCATGGACGATCCGGCAAACATTCCGGGTGAGCCGGCCCGGAATGTGGCGCATGGAATGGCAGACGATGAATCTTCCGATGGTCCTGTTTGGCGGGACGATCGGCGCTTTGGGATTCAGCGTAGTAGTCAATGGACTCCGGTTTGAACAATCTCAAACCGAAGGATGGCTCTTGCTTGTGAAATGGATCTTGTACATGGCGCCGCTCCCTCTGACGACCTTGCTGGCGACACGCACTGGCCCTCAGACGCTACGGCTGATCGCGTGGAGCATCCCGCTGGTGGCGCTCGTCACGCTCGGCTATTCAGCCCTGCGTCTTCAGCAATCCACAACCGGCAGCTACTACAATGCGTACTTCGAACAGAAGGGCGCATTCTTCGCCATGGGAATGTTTGGGGAACTGTTGTCCACACATGGCCTCACGGTTCGGCTGGAGACGGCAAGCCATGGCGCATATGGAATGTATCTGGTGCTGGTGCTGGCGTTCAGTGTGAGCCTCGCAATTTTCAGGGGATGGAATGGAATCGTGCCGTCTTGGTATGCCGTTGCCCAAGGCTTGGTGGTTGGTCCATTGTTGTTGGTCGGCCTACTCTGGACGGGTTCTCGATCGAGCCTGATCTTCTGCGCGAGCGTGATGGGCATCTATGTCGTCCTCTTGGTCGTCAATCCGAGCAAGATGGTGTCTTGGCCATCTCGCCTGAGCGTCCTGCTGCTAATGATGATCCTTCCTCTCGGCCTGTTCGTTGTTGATCGGTCTGCGGGCCCGATGTTTCCCACGCTGAAGCGCATGCAGGGAACGGCTGTTCAGCGGCTCGACCTGCAGGCGACGCTATTGGGCATCAACAGGCCGGACTTTGATACAGACACTCGAGTCGATGTGACGGTGCGGAATGTCCAGAGTCGAGTATGGCTGTGGGGACAAACAGTTCGGTATATGGTCGATCATCCTATGACCCTGGTGACCGGTCTTGGCTATGACCGACGCCGTTTCGTTGAAGAGGTCGTGCGGTTGCCGTATGTTGGTACCAATAAGGAACTTCGGACGGCCCATAATCTCTATCTCGATGTGATCGTCAAAGGCGGAATTGGCTCACTGTTCCTGTTTCTGCTCGCGTGCCTGTGGTTGTTCTGGACGGCGCTTACCTGCATACTCGTTCCCGTACAGAATGTGAAGATCCCTCTCGTCAGTATTGGCTGGGTGTTGCTTTCGGTCTGGCCGTCGTTGTTGGTGGTGAGTGTGCTCGGTGAAGATATGGTAACCGACAATCTCATGCTGCATTGGACCATGCTGTTTGGGCTGGCACTAGGTTTACGGGGGACCGCGATACGATCCAGCTTGCCTCGGCAAATGGTCCATCTGTCCGCGACGGCAGGACTGGGAGGCGGGCCGGTCTACGTCACAGCGGTGGCGTGTCATCAGTTGCAGCAAGGAACACGGGTCCGCATATTCTGCTCGGATGAAAAACCCTATGTGGATATCTGGCGAGAGATGGGCGTCGACGTGACCGTGTTGCCGATGCGGGTTCCGCAGGTTCGGACGATCCGGCGACTCGTGACGGCTTTATTGAAAGCCCCGGCACCTGTTCACGCCCACGGTCGGGGCGCCGCATTTTTCGCCCTCTGGATTAAACTGCTTCTTCGGATCCCCGTGATCTATACCCCGCATGGGCCCCACTATGCATTCGCGCGCGGGTGGAAATTTGTGTCGGCCTGGTGTGTGGAATATGTGTTTCGGGTCGTATTTGATTCGGTCCTGTATGTGTCGAAGGGAGAACAGGAGCTGGCGAGGTCGTTACGGCTCCCCATGCGAGGCTCGCGCACCGTACTCTCCAGTCTGATGCGTCCTCCCGACGACAAGATGAACGGCGCTGCGCCGCGTTCGGTACTTCGCCAGGAAGTCGGTCTCGACGCAACACAGATCGTGATTGGATGGATAGGCAGGTTTCACTATCAAAAGGGCCTGGATATTTTTCTTGAATCGATTCCTGACGTCGCAAGACACGTTCCTCAAGCCGTGTGGCTGGTGATCGGTGATGGGGAACCCGGAGAGATAGAACGGTATCGTGAGCAACTCACACAGCGAGGATTGAGCGACAGAGTACGGTTCTTGGGCGCCCGCACCGACGCGTATCGCTTGGCTCAAGTGTTCGATATGTATGTGTCCACGTCTCGGTGGGAAGGATTGCCTCTGGTCTTGTTAGAGGTGATGGATGGGGGTGTGGCGATCGCGGCCAGTGATGTGGTGGGTAACCACGATGTGCTTGAGGGCTGGGGATTCTTGTTTCAGGCAAATGACGCAGCTGCGGCTGCGGAAGCTCAGATCGCGCTCGCAAGAGATGTGTTGAAGCGAGAGGCCTTGGTTGCTCATGGGCGTAGAGTGCTCCAAGAGCGGTTTGTTCTTCCGCGGATGCTACAGGACTTAGATCGCGCGTACGATGAAGTTCTTGGGGAAAGGGCGTCTGCGTGA
- a CDS encoding glycosyltransferase, which translates to MKVAIVHDWLTGMRGGERCLEALCELFPDADLYTLLHVKGSVSPTIERHRIRTSVIQSLPLAPRFYRYYLPLFPAAIERFHLPSYDLILSSSHCVAKGIRVPAGTKHLCYIHAPMRYVWDQFENYSGGGRSGLVARIGMEMFRDRLQRWDVASAAQVDQFVANSHNIARKVERYYGRPAAVVHPPVDWHSFHLAERSEEFYLMVTAFAPYKRVDLAIQACNGMKRRLKIIGKGQEEARLRKLAGPTVEFLGWQPDAVVRDHYARCRALLFPGEEDFGIVPLEAMACGKPVIAFGRGGALETVRPLASQPVLVDGTGFGNPPDHAHGSGAPTGVFFLDPSTESLVQAMELFERRRAEFDPRAIRDHVAPFDRQMFKERMKTFAMAALQGAAP; encoded by the coding sequence ATGAAGGTCGCCATCGTCCATGACTGGTTGACCGGTATGCGTGGCGGTGAGCGATGCCTGGAGGCGTTGTGCGAGCTGTTCCCGGACGCCGATCTCTATACCCTGCTCCACGTCAAAGGATCTGTCTCGCCCACGATCGAACGTCATCGCATACGGACAAGTGTGATTCAGTCGCTCCCTCTGGCACCACGTTTCTATCGGTATTACCTGCCGCTCTTCCCCGCAGCGATCGAGCGGTTCCATCTGCCTTCGTACGACCTGATTCTCAGCTCCAGCCATTGTGTCGCCAAAGGCATTCGTGTGCCTGCCGGAACGAAGCATCTCTGCTACATCCATGCGCCCATGCGCTATGTGTGGGATCAATTCGAGAACTATTCCGGCGGCGGACGTTCCGGCCTCGTCGCGCGAATAGGCATGGAGATGTTTCGGGACAGGCTGCAACGTTGGGATGTCGCGTCTGCCGCACAGGTCGATCAGTTCGTCGCGAATTCGCACAATATCGCTCGCAAAGTGGAGCGATATTACGGCAGGCCTGCGGCGGTGGTGCATCCGCCGGTGGACTGGCATTCCTTTCACCTCGCGGAGCGATCAGAAGAGTTCTATCTGATGGTGACGGCATTCGCCCCGTACAAACGGGTTGATCTGGCTATTCAGGCATGCAATGGTATGAAGCGACGGCTGAAGATCATCGGCAAGGGGCAGGAGGAGGCGAGATTGCGCAAGCTGGCCGGTCCCACCGTCGAGTTTCTCGGTTGGCAGCCCGACGCGGTGGTGCGGGATCACTACGCGCGGTGCCGGGCGTTGCTCTTCCCCGGGGAGGAGGATTTTGGTATCGTCCCCCTGGAGGCCATGGCCTGTGGCAAACCGGTGATCGCCTTCGGCCGGGGCGGCGCGCTGGAAACCGTGCGCCCGCTCGCAAGCCAGCCGGTGTTGGTGGACGGCACCGGCTTCGGCAACCCACCGGATCACGCCCACGGCAGCGGCGCGCCCACCGGGGTCTTCTTTCTGGATCCTTCGACGGAGTCCCTGGTTCAGGCGATGGAATTGTTTGAACGTCGGAGGGCCGAGTTTGATCCGCGTGCCATCCGCGACCACGTCGCTCCATTTGATCGGCAGATGTTCAAGGAACGCATGAAGACCTTCGCCATGGCGGCGCTACAGGGAGCCGCGCCCTAG